The following coding sequences lie in one Drosophila sulfurigaster albostrigata strain 15112-1811.04 chromosome 2R, ASM2355843v2, whole genome shotgun sequence genomic window:
- the LOC133837273 gene encoding filamin-A isoform X3, protein MYSDQQQLVLVNGGTLNSNDAVGDERHLNPTTRHNNSNNNNTNNRIHNNNRSALVPPVGELVQNANYTNGKSQTTQATLFLNHNNNSGNRKNPPNLPTSTTPQNVAAAKAATACVYTNCNSNNNCSNLSFYAQQPTNNSNNNYYNNNSSSDNPVYQQVQQSEQYEENFDEDMEAERDLAEDAQWKKIQQNTFTRWANEHLKTIDRSINNLETDLSDGLRLICLIEVLSQKRLPKYNKRPTFRSQKLENVSVALKFLEDEGIKIVNIDSSDIVDCKLKLILGLIWTLILHYSISMPMWDGEDEKQLNGSGPTPKQRLLNWIHARIPDMPINNFTNDWTTGKAVGALVDACAPGLCPDWEMWDPKDAVQNASEAMGLADDWLNVRQLIKPEELVNPNVDEQSMMTYLSQYPNSKLKTGAPLRPKTNPNSIPPPRVRAYGPGIEPIGPVVGAPANFTVETFSAGKGVVDVDIEGPNGEVEKADVRFNNDKNLTYTISYIPKAEGVHKVTVKYSGRDIPKSPFPVKVEGHAGDASKVKVTGPGIQPSGVTIKKPTFFDILTKDAGRGVPEVIIIDPANHKTSVAAKVRQLENDTWRCEYVTALQGLHSVNVFYAGTPIPNSPFPVKVAPLSDARKVRVSGRGLQATGVRVGDDADFKIHTEGAGEGVPEVRVIGPGGMNQNVMQSKVDGNTYECHYYPTKEGRYVVMVTFSGQEVPKSPFEVKVGPKKESSIVAYGPGLSSGVIGYPAAFVVETNGETGALGFTVAGPSQAEIECHDNGDGSALVKYHPTAVGEYAVHILCDNEDIPKSPFIAQILPRTDFHPELVKASGPGLEKNGVTVNQPTSFDVDTSKAGNAPLDVVVQDVYGVKLPVQIKNNPDGTKKVSYTPTSGVAHTVEVNYGGVSTPNSPHRIYVGVPVDAAKVQAFGPWLQPGVRPNVPTHFNVDARDAGDAELKVKVVHEDTKLDVPCRIIDNEDNTYSVEVIPPMKGAYTTTMTYGGQRVPLGQKVVVEQTVDVSKIKVDGLEPTAPLNSLQQFRIITHGLPKADLAVTITSPSGNRIKAHIIPTAEGFLVNFTPTQLGEYLLSICFGGTPITPRPFRLQCLTGSDSNKVHAFGPGLERGIVGQPAEFMIDTRGAGQGGLGVTVEGPCEAAINCRDNGDGTCNVAYLPTEAGDYSVNITFNERHINGSPFQPIIVPVPNLKNTRVSGIGIQPHGVIVNAATDFMVDMSKVGSNIDSGKLSCAIFDPKGHVLPSKIVQGPTDDIFRIMYSPFEAGRHTIELMYDNIPVPGSPFVVNVKSGCDPTRCKAYGPGLEKGLTNQKNKFTVETKGAGNGGLSLAIEGPSEAKMTCTDNRDGSCDVDYLATDPGEYDITIRFADKHIPGSPFRVLVEETVDPSKVKVYGPGIEHGQVREGVPTVFNVDVGEAGPGRIAVKLTNTEGIPVDNLSVEDKGNCIYAVHYVPPKAGSVLTCQVKFADVEVPCSPFVMTVFPKSEATKVRVKGVNEKKKTPASLPAEFEIDTKQAGQADINVAIKNPKGKPMQPRLEEVATGTYVVSFVPDECGTYQCSIKYGDKEIDGSPFKLEAFPTGEAKKCKLVEQVPKILPSGSQSHLKVDAREAGDGAVTCKITNKEGSEIVDIDVIEKDGLFDILYALNDPGDYDINVKFGGKDIPNGSFSIKAVESIEQYSHSEYIEEHTTKVVQQTTTQSELVNGKSEVTYRSVAFEKLPLPTTGGNVTAEVRMPSGKVDKPIIQDNRDGTVSVKYDPREEGSHELVVKYNGEPVQGSPFKFHVDSITSGYVTAYGPGLTHGVTGEPANFTISTKGASAGGLTMAVEGPSKADINYHDNKDGTVSVQYLPTAPGEYQVSVRFGDKHIKGSPYFAKITGEGRKRNQISVGSCSEVTMPGDITDDDLRALNASIQAPSGLEEPCFLKRMPTGNIGISFTPREIGEHLVSVKRLGKHINNSPFKVTVCEREVGDAKKVKVSGNGLKEGQTHADNVFSVDTRNAGFGGLSVSIEGPSKAEIQCTDKDDGTLNISYKPTEPGYYIVNLKFADHHVEGSPFTVKVAGEGSNRKREKIQRERDAVPITEIGSQCKLTFKMPGITSFDLAACVTSPSNVTEDAEIQEVEDGLYSVHFVPKELGVHTVSVRYSEMHIPGSPFQFTVGPLRDSGSHLVKAGGSGLERGIVGEAAEFNVWTREAGGGSLAISVEGPSKADIEFKDRKDGSCDVSYKVSEPGEYRVGLKFNDRHIPDSPFKVYISPDAGDAHKLEVQQFPQGNIQADAPYQFMVRKNGAKGELDAKIVAPSGTDDDCFIQVIDGEMYSVRFYPRENGIHAIHVKFNGVHIPDSPFRIKVGKDVADPAAVHASGNGLDDVKTGHKADFIINTCNAGVGTLAVSIDGPSKVAMDCTEVEEGYKVRYTPLLPGEHYITVKYNNMHIVGSPFKVHATGDKLADEGAQETSTVIVETVQKVAKGGKNTGVHLPNFKSDATKVVSKGMGLKKAYMGKQNQFSICATDAGNNILYVGMHGPKGPCEELHVKHAGHNNYNVQYLVRDRGQYVLLIKWGEEHIPGSPFQIDV, encoded by the exons ATGTACAGCGATCAGCAGCAGTTGGTGTTAGTTAACGGTGGTACGCTCAACAGTAACGACGCTGTCGGCGACGAGCGTCATTTAAATCCAACGACGAGAcacaataatagcaacaacaacaataccaacAATCGCATCCATAATAACAATAGAAGTGCGCTCGTCCCTCCAGTTGGTGAATTAGTGCAAAACGCGAATTATACAAACGGCAAAAGTCAAACGACACAGGCGACATTATTTctcaatcacaacaacaacagcggcaaccgAAAGAACCCGCCAAATTTGCCAACGTCGACGACACCACAGAACgttgcagcagccaaagcagccacCGCGTGTGTTTATACAAATTGCAATAGTAACAACAATTGTAGCAATTTAAGTTTTTACGCGCAACAACCAACAAATaactccaacaacaactactacaacaacaacagtagcagtGACAATCCAGTCTATCAACAAGTGCAG CAGTCGGAGCAGTACGAGGAGAATTTCGACGAAGATATGGAGGCCGAACGTGATCTTGCCGAGGATGCGCAATGGAAGAAAATCCAACAGAACACCTTCACACGTTGGGCCAACGAGCATCTGAAGACCATCGATCGGTCCATCAACAATCTGGAAACGGATCTCTCCGATGGCCTACGTCTGATTTGTCTCATCGAAGTGCTGTCCCAGAAGCGTTTGCCCAAATACAATAAACGTCCAACATTCCGTAGTCAGAAACTGGAGAACGTATCGGTTGCACTCAAATTCCTCGAGGATGAGGGCAtcaaaattgttaatattg actCTTCGGATATTGTCGACTGCAAGCTCAAGCTGATATTGGGCCTCATCTGGACGCTCATTCTCCACTACTCGATATCGATGCCCATGTGGGATGGCGAGGATGAGAAGCAGTTGAATGGCTCGGGTCCAACGCCCAAGCAGCG CTTGTTGAATTGGATACACGCCAGGATACCCGATATGCCCATCAATAACTTCACCAACGACTGGACCACAGGCAAGGCTGTGGGCGCTCTTGTCGATGCTTGTGCGCCTGGCCTGTGTCCCGACTGGGAAATGTGGGATCCCAAGGATGCTGTGCAGAATGCCTCCGAGGCAATGGGTCTGGCCGATGATTGGCTTAATGTGCGTCAACTGATCAAGCCCGAGGAGCTTGTCAATCCCAATGTGGATGAGCAGTCGATGATGACGTACTTGTCGCAATACCCCAACTCAAAGTTGAAGACCGGCGCCCCATTGCGTCCCAAGACGAATCCCAACAG CATTCCTCCGCCGCG AGTGCGTGCTTATGGTCCTGGCATCGAGCCCATCGGTCCTGTGGTTGGCGCACCTGCCAATTTCACCGTTGAAACTTTCTCTGCTGGCAAGG GTGTTGTCGATGTGGACATCGAGGGACCCAACGGAGAAGTCGAGAAGGCTGATGTGCGTTTCAACAATGACAAGAATCTCACCTACACGATTTCTTACATACCCAAGGCCGAGGGTGTGCACAAGGTGACTGTTAAGTATTCGGGACGTGATATTCCCAAGTCGCCGTTCCCCGTTAAGGTCGAGGGACATGCTGGCGATGCCTCAAAGGTTAAGGTTACAGGTCCCGGCATTCAGCCCAGTGGCGTGACCATCAAGAAGCCCACGTTCTTCGATATACTCACCAAGGATGCGGGTCGCGGTGTGCCCGAGGTGATCATCATCGATCCAGCCAACCACAAAACATCTGTGGCGGCTAAGGTTCGTCAGTTGGAGAATGATACTTGGCGCTGCGAATACGTCACCGCACTCCAAGGGCTCCACTCGGTCAATGTGTTCTATGCCGGCACTCCCATCCCGAACAGTCCATTCCCTGTGAAGGTGGCTCCACTGTCGGATGCACGCAAGGTGCGCGTCTCTGGACGTGGCCTGCAGGCGACGGGAGTGCGTGTTGGCGACGATGCGGACTTTAAGATCCATACCGAGGGTGCTGGCGAGGGTGTGCCCGAAGTGCGCGTCATTGGACCCGGTGGCATGAACCAGAATGTCATGCAGTCCAAGGTGGATGGCAACACGTACGAATGCCACTATTATCCCACTAAGGAGGGTCGCTATGTGGTCATGGTTACTTTCAGTGGCCAGGAAGTGCCCAAGTCACCGTTTGAGGTGAAAGTGGGTCCCAAGAAGGAATCCTCCATTGTTGCCTACGGTCCAGGTTTGAGCAGCGGTGTCATTGGTTACCCAGCTGCCTTTGTTGTGGAGACAAATGGCGAAACGGGCGCATTGGGCTTCACTGTGGCCGGTCCCTCGCAGGCCGAGATCGAGTGTCATGACAATGGTGATGGCTCCGCATTAGTCAAGTATCATCCAACTGCTGTGGGCGAATATGCTGTGCACATTCTGTGCGACAACGAGGACATACCCAAGTCACCATTCATTGCCCAAATACTGCCACGCACTGACTTCCATCCTGAGCTGGTTAAGGCCAGCGGTCCAGGTCTGGAGAAGAACGGCGTTACTGTCAATCAACCCACCAGCTTCGATGTGGACACCAGCAAGGCTGGCAATGCACCACTCGATGTGGTTGTTCAAGATGTGTATGGCGTTAAGTTGCCTGTGCAGATCAAGAATAATCCCGATGGCACTAAGAAGGTCAGCTACACCCCAACCTCCGGCGTAGCTCACACTGTGGAAG TCAACTACGGTGGCGTCTCTACGCCCAACTCGCCGCATCGCATCTATGTGGGCGTGCCCGTGGATGCGGCCAAGGTGCAAGCCTTTGGACCTTGGCTGCAGCCAGGCGTACGTCCCAATGTGCCTACCCACTTCAATGTGGATGCACGCGACGCTGGCGATGCTGAGCTCAAGGTGAAGGTTGTGCACGAGGACACTAAGCTGGATGTTCCATGCCGCATCATCGACAACGAGGACAACACCTATTCGGTCGAAGTCATTCCACCCATGAAGGGCGCCTACACCACAACCATGACATATGGCGGTCAACGTGTGCCTCTGGGCCAGAAGGTCGTCGTCGAGCAGACAGTAGATGTGTCCAAGATAAAAGTGGACGGTCTCGAGCCCA CTGCGCCCCTGAACAGTTTACAGCAGTTTCGCATCATTACCCATGGGCTGCCCAAGGCGGATTTGGCGGTAACCATCACCAGCCCATCGGGCAATCGCATTAAGGCGCACATCATACCCACAGCCGAAGGATTTCTTGTGAATTTTACGCCTACCCAGCTGGGTGAATATCTGCTCAGCATTTGCTTTGGCGGCACACCGATCACGCCGCGTCCCTTCCGTCTGCAATGTCTGACGGGCAGCGACTCCAACAAGGTGCATGCCTTCGGACCAGGATTGGAGCGTGGCATTGTTGGCCAGCCGGCAGAGTTTATGATTGACACACGTGGCGCAGGTCAAGGCGGCTTGGGCGTCACCGTTGAGGGGCCCTGTGAGGCGGCCATAAATTGCCGGGACAACGGCGATGGCACCTGCAATGTGGCCTATCTGCCCACCGAGGCGGGTGATTATAGTGTGAACATTACGTTCAACGAGCGACACATCAATGGCTCACCATTCCAACCGATAATTGTGCCCGTGCCGAATTTGAAGAATACACGCGTCAGCGGCATCGGCATCCAGCCGCATG GTGTCATCGTCAATGCCGCCACCGACTTTATGGTCGACATGAGCAAGGTGGGCAGCAATATTGATTCCGGCAAGCTCTCCTGCGCCATCTTTGATCCCAAGGGTCATGTGCTGCCCAGCAAGATTGTGCAGGGACCCACCGACGACATCTTCCGCATCATGTACTCGCCCTTCGAGGCTGGTCGCCACACCATCGAATTGATGTACGACAATATCCCTGTGCCTGGCTCGCCATTTGTGGTCAACGTGAAGAGTGGATGCGATCCGACACGCTGCAAGGCCTATGGACCTGGCTTGGAGAAGGGTCTGACTAATCAGAAGAATAAATTCACCGTGGAGACCAAGGGCGCCGGCAATGGCGGCCTCTCGCTGGCCATTGAGGGACCTTCCGAGGCTAAGATGACGTGCACTGATAACCGTGATGGCAGCTGCGATGTGGATTATCTGGCCACCGATCCCGGAGAGTATGATATTACCATTAGGTTTGCTGATAAGCATATTCCCGGCTCACCGTTCCGTGTGCTCGTCGAGGAGACTGTTGATCCCAGCAAGGTTAAGGTCTATGGACCGGGCATTGAGCACGGTCAAGTGCGTGAAGGAGTGCCAACGGTGTTCAATGTGGATGTGGGCGAGGCTGGACCTGGTCGCATTGCCGTCAAATTGACCAACACCGAGGGTATCCCCGTTGACAATCTGAGCGTGGAGGACAAGGGCAATTGCATTTATGCGGTGCACTATGTGCCACCCAAGGCGGGCTCTGTGCTGACCTGCCAGGTCAAGTTTGCCGACGTCGAGGTGCCATGCAG TCCATTTGTGATGACCGTCTTCCCCAAATCCGAGGCAACCAAGGTGCGTGTCAAGGGTGTCAATGAGAAGAAAAAGACGCCCGCTTCGCTGCCCGCTGAATTTGAGATTGACACCAAACAAGCTGGCCAGGCTGACATCAATGTGGCCATCAAGAACCCTAAGGGCAAGCCTATGCAGCCACGTCTCGAGGAAGTAGCCACCGGCACCTATGTGGTATCCTTTGTGCCTGACGAGTGTGGCACGTATCAGTGCAGCATCAAGTATGGCGACAAGGAAATCGATGGCTCGCCCTTCAAACTCGAAGCATTCCCCACCGGCGAGGCCAAGAAATGCAAGCTAGTGGAGCAGGTGCCAAAGATTCTGCCCTCAGGCAGTCAGTCACACTTGAAAGTCGATGCTCGTGAAGCTGGCGATGGTGCTGTAACCTGCAAGATCACCAACAAGGAAGGCAG CGAAATTGTTGACATCGATGTGATCGAGAAGGATGGCTTGTTTGACATCTTGTATGCCTTGAATGATCCTGGAGATTATGACATCAATGTGAAGTTCGGTGGCAAGGATATACCGAATGGTAGCTTCTCCATTAAG GCTGTCGAAAGCATCGAACAATACTCGCATAGTGAATATATCGAGGAGCATACGACCAAAGTGGTTCAACAAACAACGACACAG AGCGAACTTGTCAACGGAAAGTCAGAAGTTACTTATCGCAGCGTTGCCTTTGAGAAATTGCCACTACCCACAACAGGCGGAAACGTTACTg CTGAAGTCAGAATGCCAAGTGGTAAGGTAGATAAACCCATTATTCAGGACAACCGTGATGGTACCGTCTCTGTGAAATACGATCCCCGCGAGGAAGGCTCCCACGAGCTGGTTGTTAAATACAATGGCGAACCCGTGCAAG GATCTCCCTTCAAATTCCATGTGGATTCCATTACATCCGGCTATGTGACCGCCTATGGCCCAGGTCTGACCCACGGCGTCACTGGCGAGCCTGCCAACTTTACCATCTCCACCAAGGGAGCCAGCGCCGGTGGCCTCACCATGGCCGTCGAAGGTCCCAGCAAGGCAGAT ATCAACTACCATGACAACAAAGACGGCACCGTTTCCGTGCAGTATCTGCCCACTGCCCCCGGCGAGTACCAGGTGTCGGTTCGCTTTGGCGACAAGCACATCAAGGGCTCTCCCTACTTTGCCAAGATCACCGGCGAGGGTCGCAAGCGTAACCAGATCTCGGTTGGCTCTTGCTCGGAGGTCACCATGCCCGGCGACATCACCGACGATGATTTGCGCGCCCTGAACGCCTCCATCCAGGCTCCTAGCGGCCTGGAGGAGCCATGCTTCCTCAAGCGCATGCCCACCGGCAACATTGGCATTTCGTTTACACCCCGTGAGATTGGCGAGCATCTGGTGTCCGTCAAGCGGTTGGGCAAGCACATCAACAACTCACCCTTCAAGGTGACGGTGTGCGAACGCGAAGTGGGGGATGCCAAGAAGGTTAAGGTCAGCGGCAATGGTCTCAAGGAGGGTCAGACCCACGCCGATAACGTGTTCTCCGTGGATACACGTAACGCCGGCTTTGGCGGTCTCTCGGTGTCCATTGAGGGTCCCAGCAAGGCTGAGATTCAGTGCACCGACAAGGATGATGGCACACTCAACATCTCGTACAAGCCCACCGAGCCTGGTTACTATATTGTCAACCTGAAGTTCGCCGATCACCACGTCGAGGGTTCGCCCTTCACTGTGAAGGTCGCTGGCGAGGGCAGCAACCGCAAGCGTGAGAAGATTCAGCGTGAGCGCGACGCTGTGCCCATCACTGAGATTGGCAGCCAGTGCAAGCTGACTTTCAAGATGCCCGGCATTACTTCGTTCGATCTGGCCGCCTGCGTCACCTCGCCCAGCAATGTGACCGAGGATGCAGAGATTCAAGAGGTCGAGGACGGTCTCTACTCGGTGCACTTTGTGCCCAAGGAGTTGGGTGTGCACACTGTCTCGGTGCGCTACTCGGAGATGCACATACCCGGCTCACCCTTCCAGTTCACAGTGGGTCCACTGCGTGATTCGGGCAGCCATTTGGTCAAGGCTGGCGGCTCTGGTCTGGAGCGTGGCATTGTCGGCGAGGCTGCCGAGTTCAATGTGTGGACCCGTGAGGCAGGCGGCGGTTCCCTTGCCATTTCGGTTGAGGGTCCCAGCAAGGCCGATATTGAGTTcaaggatcgcaaggacgGCAGCTGTGATGTGTCCTACAAAGTGAGCGAGCCCGGAGAGTATCGCGTGGGCCTGAAGTTCAACGATCGCCACATCCCCGACTCGCCATTCAAGGTCTACATCTCGCCCGATGCTGGAGATGCCCATAAACTGGAGGTGCAACAATTCCCACAGGGCAACATTCAGGCCGATGCGCCTTATCAGTTCATGGTGCGCAAGAACGGCGCCAAGGGTGAGCTGGATGCCAAGATTGTGGCACCCTCGGGCACCGATGATGATTGTTTCATCCAAGTGATCGACGGTGAAATGTATTCGGTGCGTTTCTATCCACGTGAGAATGGCATTCATGCCATCCACGTCAAGTTCAACGGCGTCCACATACCCGATTCACCATTCAGAATCAAGGTGGGCAAGGATGTCGCTGATCCAGCGGCTGTGCATGCCAGCGGCAATGGCTTGGACGATGTGAAGACTGGACACAAGGCCGATTTCATTATCAACACCTGCAATGCAGGCGTTGGCACATTGGCTGTCTCCATTGATGGCCCCTCCAAGGTGGCCATGGATTGCACAGAGGTCGAGGAGGGTTACAAGGTGCGCTACACACCCCTGCTGCCTGGCGAGCATTACATCACCGTCAAATACAACAACATGCACATTGTGGGCTCACCATTCAAGGTGCATGCCACCGGCGACAAGCTGGCCGATGAGGGTGCCCAGGAGACATCCACGGTGATTGTGGAGACCGTGCAGAAGGTTGCCAAGGGTGGCAAGAACACCGGTGTTCATCTGCCCAACTTCAAATCCGATGCCACCAAGGTGGTGTCCAAGGGCATGGGTCTGAAGAAGGCCTACATGGGCAAGCAGAATCAGTTCAGCATCTGTGCCACAGATGCGG GCAACAACATCCTCTACGTAGGCATGCATGGACCCAAAGGACCCTGCGAGGAGCTCCACGTGAAGCATGCTGggcacaacaactacaatgtGCAGTATCTGGTGCGCGATCGTGGCCAGTACGTGCTCCTAATCAAATGGGGCGAAGAGCATATACCCGGCTCCCCATTCCAGATCGATGTCTAG